One Terriglobales bacterium DNA window includes the following coding sequences:
- a CDS encoding patatin-like phospholipase family protein — MSHFRAGTGVTDTCLAKSRYSSSIESRFELKNLLEEERRQFRASLPENPAGLWKRFTGRIGVVLSGGGARGAYEAGVLLAFQDAQLPTHILTSTSIGAINAASYAGHGRGFYGNAEPLVQGWLDLTPTTVGIDWSRYIIVLAGLITATAGFGNAFADLLHRFGIYFHQSSPLLTWLFLGIAGLTILFNYTELSYAYYVVIHALRRSPWIPERKKLAPSLAANAFLLLFLIWLLISTRVQFKASPTFAFTPRSILVLGIILLAIALAWPILRNAASRISQRILKSPLDPGLFQNYERTRFLKSRIHPRRLRRSAMRVVMTAAELYTGRERYFVNKKLEELEKDPGVDIEFLHSHFEYAHDAMNAVIASSAFPIAYEPVKMHGGLWSDGGLVAKQPITPAIRLGADVVFMVTVDAEKEIVPKIKTFFDVGMRAFDILMSRNVLAELRLLNNVNQICEAYAEKNGLRPEQIVLEVGTHTYRYLKAFTIRPAAPLAATLLDFDGR, encoded by the coding sequence TTGTCACACTTCCGCGCAGGTACCGGAGTAACCGACACTTGCCTCGCGAAATCGCGCTATTCTTCCTCTATCGAGAGTCGATTTGAGCTGAAAAACCTGCTTGAAGAAGAGCGACGGCAATTCCGCGCGAGCCTGCCTGAGAACCCGGCAGGGCTGTGGAAGCGGTTCACCGGACGCATCGGAGTAGTGTTGTCTGGAGGCGGCGCGCGCGGCGCCTACGAGGCCGGCGTTCTGCTCGCCTTCCAAGATGCCCAACTGCCCACGCACATCCTCACTTCGACCTCCATCGGCGCAATCAACGCCGCTTCGTATGCTGGACACGGGCGCGGCTTTTACGGCAACGCCGAGCCGCTGGTGCAAGGCTGGCTCGATCTGACACCGACCACGGTTGGGATCGACTGGTCACGCTACATCATCGTCCTTGCTGGACTCATCACGGCCACGGCCGGATTTGGCAATGCATTCGCGGACTTATTGCATCGCTTTGGGATCTATTTCCATCAAAGCAGCCCGCTGTTGACATGGCTTTTTCTCGGCATCGCGGGATTGACGATTCTTTTCAACTATACGGAACTCTCATACGCATATTACGTGGTGATCCATGCGCTTCGACGAAGCCCCTGGATCCCCGAGCGAAAGAAGCTCGCACCATCGCTGGCGGCCAATGCGTTTCTTCTGCTCTTCTTGATTTGGCTGCTGATCTCGACACGAGTGCAGTTCAAAGCTTCTCCGACATTCGCGTTTACACCGCGATCTATTCTGGTGCTCGGAATCATTCTGCTGGCAATTGCCCTTGCATGGCCGATCCTGCGCAATGCCGCCAGTCGCATAAGCCAGAGAATCCTGAAATCCCCTCTCGATCCAGGTCTGTTTCAGAATTACGAGCGAACTCGCTTCCTCAAGAGCCGGATTCATCCGCGACGACTTCGCCGCTCAGCGATGCGCGTCGTCATGACGGCAGCCGAGCTCTACACCGGTCGCGAAAGATACTTCGTCAACAAAAAGCTTGAGGAACTGGAAAAAGATCCCGGAGTCGATATCGAGTTTCTCCACTCGCATTTTGAGTACGCGCACGATGCGATGAATGCCGTCATCGCCTCTTCGGCATTCCCAATCGCCTATGAGCCGGTGAAGATGCACGGCGGGCTTTGGTCGGATGGAGGATTGGTAGCCAAGCAGCCCATTACGCCGGCGATTCGGCTTGGGGCCGATGTCGTGTTCATGGTCACCGTAGATGCCGAAAAAGAGATCGTTCCCAAAATCAAAACTTTCTTCGACGTCGGAATGCGCGCCTTCGACATCCTCATGTCACGCAACGTGCTCGCAGAGTTGCGGTTGCTGAACAATGTCAATCAAATCTGTGAAGCATACGCAGAGAAGAACGGCCTGCGTCCAGAGCAGATCGTGCTCGAAGTAGGCACTCACACGTATCGTTATCTGAAAGCCTTCACGATTCGTCCGGCGGCTCCTCTTGCCGCAACACTCCTCGATTTCGACGGCCG
- a CDS encoding penicillin acylase family protein — MRSALILLLSVVLTTSLDGQHGSGGLAERAQKAVSPLEGEVRVRGLQQGVKVERDNWGVAHIYAANQHDLFFAQGFVAAQDRLFQMEMWKRAGQGRLAEVLGKSAVERDRYARLLRYRGDMEAEYKSYAPDALSILTAFTNGINAYIHYINSPGGPGLPIEFQLAGFKPEPWKPEDCLSRMAAYSMTGNARSELLDAELLVKLGSDKAQQVIDPDPHITLDPESGIDYAGFSPELLNGLVGGDVRIEFPSRDNPVGSNNWTISGKLTATGKPILANDPHRVIAVPSLRYIVHLVAPGWNVIGAGEPALPGVAIGHNQRVAWGLTIFPVDQQDLYVEELNPANPREYKQNGKWRQMREEATTINVKGAPTETVKLQFTEHGPVLWEDATHHRALALHWVGSEAGTAGYLASLSVDRAQNWKEFLEALERWRLPPENMVYADLDGNIGEQSAGLTPIRSWTGLLPVSGSDGKHEWNGFVPLDQLPRTFNPEQGWFATANNRTIADDYKYKVGYEWATYRVERIRKVLTGFADKQQKIRVQDSENLQNDVYSIPADELIRMLPRHSDGAEARFLDMLKDWDRVLRSPSVPGALYEVWERHLRTALVNRLAGESGAEVANHFGLQQAMDYLRSLPLADQQQLLLSTLADAGHEMEEKQGDDPALWSWGGMHTITFRHSLDQLPGARQLFDLGPIARPGDGNTVDATGESGSGFAQVSGASYREIFDLSNWDNSLAINTPGQSGQPGSWHYADLLPFWEAGQYFPLVYSKTAVEENASKVMMLEPVGSSSPAHK, encoded by the coding sequence ATGAGAAGCGCTCTTATCCTCCTCCTCAGCGTAGTACTCACGACCTCACTCGACGGCCAACACGGCAGTGGCGGTCTCGCCGAGCGTGCGCAAAAGGCTGTTTCCCCGCTCGAGGGCGAGGTTAGAGTTCGTGGCTTGCAGCAGGGTGTTAAAGTCGAGCGCGACAACTGGGGAGTGGCGCACATCTATGCCGCCAACCAGCATGATCTTTTCTTCGCGCAGGGATTCGTCGCCGCCCAGGACCGTCTCTTCCAAATGGAAATGTGGAAGCGAGCCGGACAAGGAAGGCTTGCCGAGGTGCTGGGTAAATCCGCCGTTGAGCGTGATCGATATGCGCGGCTGCTGCGCTATCGCGGCGACATGGAAGCCGAATACAAGAGTTACGCGCCGGACGCGCTCAGCATTCTGACCGCTTTCACCAATGGCATTAACGCCTACATTCACTACATCAATTCTCCCGGCGGGCCGGGATTGCCGATCGAGTTCCAGTTGGCCGGGTTCAAGCCCGAGCCCTGGAAGCCGGAAGACTGCCTCTCGCGCATGGCTGCGTATTCCATGACGGGCAACGCGCGCTCTGAGCTGCTCGATGCCGAGCTGCTTGTAAAGCTCGGTTCGGACAAGGCACAACAGGTGATTGATCCGGACCCGCATATCACACTCGATCCCGAATCGGGAATCGACTATGCGGGGTTCAGTCCAGAGTTGCTCAACGGACTGGTCGGCGGAGACGTTCGCATTGAATTTCCCTCCCGCGATAACCCGGTAGGCAGCAATAACTGGACGATCTCCGGCAAACTCACAGCGACGGGCAAGCCGATTTTGGCAAACGATCCGCATCGCGTGATTGCCGTACCTTCGCTGCGCTACATCGTGCATCTGGTAGCGCCGGGGTGGAACGTGATCGGCGCCGGCGAACCTGCGTTGCCGGGGGTTGCGATCGGACACAACCAGCGCGTTGCCTGGGGGCTGACCATCTTTCCCGTCGATCAACAGGATCTCTACGTTGAAGAACTCAATCCGGCGAACCCGCGGGAGTACAAGCAGAACGGCAAGTGGCGGCAGATGCGAGAGGAGGCGACCACCATCAACGTAAAGGGTGCGCCCACGGAAACTGTCAAACTGCAGTTCACCGAGCATGGGCCAGTTCTTTGGGAGGACGCTACCCATCATCGCGCGCTCGCCCTTCACTGGGTGGGGAGCGAGGCGGGAACGGCAGGTTATCTGGCCTCTTTGTCGGTCGATCGTGCGCAGAACTGGAAAGAGTTCCTAGAGGCATTGGAGCGCTGGAGGCTGCCGCCGGAGAACATGGTCTATGCCGATCTGGACGGCAATATCGGAGAGCAGTCCGCCGGGCTTACTCCGATCCGAAGTTGGACCGGCCTGCTTCCCGTTTCAGGAAGCGACGGCAAACATGAGTGGAACGGATTTGTTCCACTCGATCAGCTCCCACGCACGTTCAATCCTGAACAAGGATGGTTTGCGACCGCCAACAATCGCACGATCGCGGATGATTACAAATACAAAGTCGGGTACGAGTGGGCGACCTATCGCGTCGAACGAATCCGCAAAGTACTCACCGGCTTTGCCGACAAGCAGCAGAAGATCAGAGTTCAAGACAGCGAGAATCTGCAAAATGACGTGTACTCAATTCCGGCCGACGAACTCATCCGCATGCTGCCGCGGCACAGCGACGGCGCAGAGGCGCGGTTCCTCGACATGCTGAAGGATTGGGACCGCGTTCTGCGTTCGCCTTCGGTTCCGGGCGCGCTGTACGAGGTCTGGGAGCGCCATCTCCGCACTGCTCTCGTCAACAGGTTGGCGGGCGAGTCTGGAGCGGAGGTCGCAAATCATTTCGGCCTGCAGCAGGCGATGGACTACCTGAGGTCTCTTCCGCTTGCGGACCAGCAGCAGCTTCTGCTCTCCACGCTGGCAGATGCGGGGCACGAGATGGAGGAAAAGCAAGGAGACGATCCGGCGCTGTGGTCCTGGGGCGGAATGCATACGATTACCTTTCGGCATTCCCTCGACCAACTGCCCGGAGCGCGGCAGTTGTTTGATCTCGGTCCGATTGCGCGTCCCGGCGACGGAAACACTGTCGATGCGACAGGAGAATCGGGCAGCGGATTCGCGCAGGTTTCCGGCGCCAGCTATCGCGAGATCTTCGATCTGAGCAACTGGGACAACTCTCTCGCCATCAACACACCTGGGCAGAGCGGACAGCCTGGAAGCTGGCATTATGCCGATCTTCTCCCATTTTGGG